In Agelaius phoeniceus isolate bAgePho1 chromosome 14, bAgePho1.hap1, whole genome shotgun sequence, a single genomic region encodes these proteins:
- the BRWD3 gene encoding bromodomain and WD repeat-containing protein 3 produces the protein MAAAAAPTQLEAELYYLIARFLQSGPCKKSAQVLVEELEEHQLIPRRLDWQGKEHRRSFEDLVAVNAHIPPDYLLRICERLGPLLDKEIPQSVLGVQTLLGVGRQSLLRAAKDFRHTLWKGSAFAALHRGRPPELPVNYGKPPNVVHILSARQLTGCGRFSHLFPTSTYQHMKMHKRILGHLSSVYCIAFDRSGRRIFTGSDDCLVKIWATDDGRLLSTLRGHSAEISDMAVNYENTLLAAGSCDKVVRVWCLRTCAPLAVLQGHSASITSIQFSPARKGTTRYLTSTGADGTICFWQWHANTMKFKDRPVKFAERSRPGVQISCSSFSSGGMFIATGSTDHVIRIYYLGSESPEKMAELESHTDKVVAVQFCNNGDSLRFVSGSRDGTARIWHYHQHDWKSLVLDMATKMTGNNVASGEDKVTKLKVTMVAWDRYDATVITAVNNFLLKVWNSSTGQLLHSLSGHDDEVFVLEAHPFDQRIVLSAGHDGNIFVWDIDKGTKIRNYFNMIEGQGHGAVFDCKFSPDGQHFACTDSHGHLLLFGFGCNKYYEKIPDQMFFHTDYRPLIRDANNYVLDEQTQQAPHLMPPPFLVDVDGNPHPTRFQRLVPGRENCKDEQLIPQLGYVANGDGEVVEQVIGQQTNDQDESILDGMIRELQREQDLRLINEGETLPNPPLNRSHSVNGALRSPGLEVASPPNVGLRRSGQIEGVRQMHLNAPRSQMATERDLMAWSRRVVVNELPPGISKVQEECRAAKGEIEISLYTADKKRKPSHTLQRSELQAGGGRSLRRNQRKRQHAYQTRSTIEHSQQGASHNPCARHESDSSSEEDETVGTSDASMDDPVAAWQSESSSSDSSSEYSDWTADAGINLQPPKRQTRQAARKICSSSEDENMKGTKGLEPKRRKLKQPRKKKASGLLSLEGEPSEEWLAPQWILDTIPRRSPFVPQMGDEIIYFRQGHEAYVRAVRKAKIYSINMQKQPWNKMELREQEFVKTVGIKYEVGPPTLCCLKLAFLDPITGKMTGESFSIKYHDMPDVIDFLVLHQFYNEAKERNWQIGDRFRSIIDDAWWFGTVESQQPFQAEYPDSSFQCYSVHWDNNERERMSPWDMEPIPEGTAYPEEVGAGVPVTPEELTALLYKPQEGEWGAHSRDEECERVIRGIEQLLSLDISNPFAVPVDLSAYPMYCTVVAYPTDLTTIRRRLENRFYRRISALMWEVRYIEHNARTFNEPDSPIVKAAKIVTDVLLRFIGDQSCTDILEIYNKVKAEDLSSTDEEEEVAEVDVDSDAPGTSSGKRRVRRRVKRQPMKASADAWKEQCQQLLNLIYEREDSEPFRQPVDLFSYPDYRDIVDTPMDFSTVKETLEAGNYTSPLEFYKDIRLIFCNSKAYTPNKKSRIYSMTLRLSALFENHMKNIISEYKSAMQCQKRRRPRYRKRLRSSSSSPSTSRASSPKGKQKQVKIQPKPNQNTSLPLTRTNSSVSSHVSDTAEEPLGSATGEELEGQPSSSGSNAQSRSGNAIDPGKSRPVRSKSTPVKQDHSPDGPLTNGDGREPRAGVKRKLLSASEEDEHLEEAEEEEEKKRELKEKSGLSSSESGESGSSSSSDSRSGSDSDSESTSRTDQDYIDGDHDYSKVVQSKKPKRKIKRKLTGGKRNWQGRGTGRRGRWGRWGRWSRGGRGGRGGRGCGRGRGGGRGGRRGRGGRGASRGATRAKRARLADDEFENLFGGQFGENVFGGRFSRPPRIKTRNEGRRTVLYNDDSDNDNFVHTEDPLNLGTSRSGRVRKMTEKARVSHLMGWNY, from the exons AGACACACATTATGGAAAGGATCTGCAtttgcagctctgcacaggggcCGACCCCCCGAACTCCCGGTGAACTACGGGAAACCACCGAACGTGG ttCATATCCTTTCTGCCAGGCAATTAACTGGATGTGGCCGTTTCAGCCACTTGTTCCCAACGTCCACCTACCAACACATGAAGATGCACAAGAGGATTTTGGGGCACCTCTCCTCTGTTTATTGCATAGCCTTTGATCGCAGTGGGAGGAGAATTTTTACA GGGTCAGATGACTGTTTGGTGAAGATCTGGGCCACGGATGATGGGCGCCTGCTGTCCACCCTGCGCGGCCACTCGGCCGAGATCTCGGACATGGCCGTCAACTACGAGAACACGCTGCTGGCCGCGGGCAGCTGTGACAAGGTGGTCAGGGTGTGGTGCCTCAGGACCTGTGCCCCCCTGGCAGTCCTGCAGGGCCACTCAGCTTCCATCACGTCCATACAG TTCTCTCcagcaaggaaaggaacaacTCGATACCTCACTTCCACTGGTGCCGACGGAACAATCTGCTTCTGGCAGTGGCATGCAAACACCATGAAATTCAA GGATCGTCCTGTGAAGTTTGCAGAGAGGTCCAGGCCTGGTGTTCAGATCTCCTGTTCCTCATTCAGTTCTG GTGGCATGTTCATTGCAACAGGGAGTACTGACCACGTGATAAGAATTTATTATTTGGGCTCAGAATCTCCAGAGAAAATGGCTGAGCTGGAATCTCACACG GACAAAGTGGTTGCAGTGCAGTTCTGTAACAACGGTGACAG CTTAAGGTTTGTCAGTGGAAGCAGGGATGGAACAGCAAGAATCTGGCACTACCATCAGCATGACTGGAAGAGTCTGGTCCTGGATATGGCTACAAAAATGACAGG AAACAACGTGGCATCTGGAGAGGACAAGGTCACCAAGCTGAAGGTTACCATGGTGGCTTGGGATCGATACGATGCCACCGTCATCACTGCAGTCAACAATTTCCTCCTCAAAGTGTGGAACTCGTCCACAGGGCAGCTTCTCCATAGCTTATCT GGTCATGATGATGAAGTTTTTGTTCTGGAGGCTCATCCCTTTGACCAAAGGATTGTGCTTTCGGCAGGACACGATGggaatatttttgtttgggATATAGACAAAGGAACAAAAATTCGCAATTACTTTAACATG ATTGAGGGCCAAGGCCACGGAGCTGTTTTTGATTGCAAGTTCTCACCAGATGGGCAGCATTTTGCCTGCACAGACTCTCATGGACATCTGCTACTATTTGGTTTTGGATGCAATAAATATTATGAAAAG attCCTGATCAGATGTTCTTCCACACGGATTACCGGCCCCTGATCCGGGATGCCAATAATTATGTGCTGGATGAGCAGACTCAACAGGCTCCACACCTTATGCCTCCTCCATTCCTGGTGGATGTTGATGGAAATCCTCATCCCACGAGATTCCAGAGGCTGGTGCCAGGGAGGGAAAATTGCAAGGATGAACAACTTATTCCTCAGCTGGGATATGTGGCTAATG GTGATGGTGAGGTGGTTGAACAAGTCATCGGGCAGCAAACCAATGACCAGGATGAGAGTATCCTTGATGGAATGATCAGAGAGCTCCAGAGGGAACAAGATTTGAGACTAATTAATGAAGGAGAAACTCTTCCAAACCCTCCCCTCAACAGATCCCACTCTGTTAATGGAG cTCTTCGCAGCCCAGGCTTGGAGGTGGCCTCTCCTCCCAACGTGGGGCTGCGGCGCAGCGGGCAGATCGAGGGCGTGCGGCAGATGCACCTCAACGCGCCCCGCAGCCAGATGGCCACCGAGAGGGACCTCatggcctggagcaggagggtggTGGTCAACGAGCTCCCTCCAGGCATCAGCAA GGTCCAGGAAGAATGTCGAGCTGCCAAAGGTGAAATAGAAATCAGTTTATACACTGCTGACAAGAAGAGAAAGCCATCCCACACATTACAACGG AGCGAGCTGCAGGCGGGCGGCGGGCGCTCGCTGCGCAGGAACCAGCGGAAGCGGCAGCACGCGTACCAGACGCGCTCCACCATcgagcacagccagcagggagccAGCCACAACCCCTGTGCCCGCCACGAGTCTGACAGCTCCTCTGAG GAAGATGAGACTGTTGGCACAAGTGATGCATCCATGGATGATCCTGTGGCAGCCTGGCAGAGTGAAAGCAGTTCCAG TGATTCATCAAGTGAATATTCAGACTGGACAGCAGATGCTGGGATTAATCTGCAGCCTCCAAAGAGACAGACCAGACAGGCAGCTCGGAAAATCTGTAGTAGTTCTGAAGATGAAAATATGAAGGGAACAAAAGGACTGGAGCCAAAGCGAAGGAAACTGAAACAGCCAAGGAAGAAG AAAGCCAGTGGGCTGTTGTCCCTGGAAGGGGAGCCCAGTGAGGAGTGGCTGGCGCCGCAGTGGATCCTGGACACCATTCCCCGCCGCTCGCCCTTCGTGCCCCAGATGGGGGATGAG aTCATCTACTTTAGGCAAGGCCATGAAGCTTATGTGAGGGCAGTGAGGAAAGCCAAAATTTACAGTATTAACATGCAAAAACAACCATGGAACAAAATGGAACTCAGG GAACAAGAATTTGTGAAGACTGTAGGAATTAAATATGAAGTTGGGCCTCCCACACTCTGCTGCTTGAAGCTTGCATTCCTGGATCCAATCACAGGCAAAATGACAGGAGAATCCTTTTCCATAAA GTACCATGATATGCCAGATGTTATTGATTTCCTTGTGCTGCATCAGTTTTATAATGAAGCCAAAGAAAGGAACTGGCAAATAg GGGATCGATTTCGCAGTATCATTGATGATGCCTGGTGGtttgggactgtggagagtcaGCAGCCTTTCCAGGCAGAGTATCCTGATAGTTCCTTCCAGTGCTACAGTGTCCA CTGGGACAACAATGAAAGAGAGAGGATGAGTCCATGGGACATGGAACCAATCCCAGAAGGAA ctgcttaTCCGGAGGAGGTCGGTGCTGGGGTTCCTGTGACCCCAGAGGAGCTGACAGCTCTTCTCTACAAGCCCCAGGAGGGAGAGTGGGGGGCCCATTCCAGAGATGAAGAATGTGAACGAGTAATCCGGGGGATTGAGCAGCTTCTTTCCCTTG ACATTTCTAATCCCTTTGCTGTTCCAGTGGACCTTAGTGCCTATCCCATGTATTGCACTGTTGTTGCTTATCCAACTGACCTCACCACCATCAGGAGGAGGCTTGAAAACAGGTTTTATAG GAGAATCTCTGCCCTGATGTGGGAGGTAAGATACATTGAACACAATGCCAGGACTTTCAACGAGCCAGACAGCCCCATAGTCAAGGCAGCCAAAATTGTGACAGATGTCCTGCTCCGCTTCATTGG AGATCAGAGCTGTACTGATATATTAGAAATCTACAACAAGGTGAAAGCAGAAGACCTGAGCAGTActgatgaggaagaggag GTGGCAGAAGTGGATGTGGATTCAGATGCTCCAGGCACTTCCTCTGGGAAGAGACGA GTGAGACGAAGGGTGAAGAGGCAGCCCATGAAAGCCAGTGCTGATGCTTGGaaggagcagtgccagcagctcttAAACCTGATTTATGAACGAGAGGACTCAGAGCCTTTCAGGCAGCCTGTTGATCTCTTCTCTTACCCT GATTATCGAGATATTGTAGACACTCCCATGGACTTCAGCACTGTGAAAGAAACCTTGGAAGCAGGAAACTACACCAGTCCCTTGGAATTCTACAAAGATATTCGTTTAATATTCTGCAACTCTAAAGCTTACACTCCTAATAAAAAGTCTCGT ATTTACAGCATGACCCTTCGACTCTCTGCCTTATTTGAGAATCACATGAAAAACATCATCTCTGAGTACAAGTCAGCAATGCAATGCCAGAAGAGGAGAAGACCTCGGTACCGAAAacggctgaggagcagcagcagctccccctcAACCAGCAGAGCATCCAG CCCAAAAGGGAAACAGAAGCAGGTGAAGATTCAACCTAAACCCAACCAAAATACCTCACTGCCCCTGACCAGGACTAACTCTTCAGTCTCATCTCATG TTTCAGATACAGCAGAAGAACCTCTGGGTTCAGCCACTGGTGAAGAGCTGGAGGGTCAACCATCTTCATCAGGTTCAAATGCACAGAGCCGGAGTGGAAATGCCATagacccagggaaaagcagACCAGTCAGGAGCAAATCTACACCAGTGAAACAAG ATCACTCTCCTGATGGGCCCCTCACCAATGGGGATGGCAGAGAACCCCGGGCAGGAGTCAAGAGGAAGCTGCTGAGCGCCTCAGAAGAGGATGAGCACCTggaagaggcagaggaggaggaggaaaagaagagagaatTAAAGGAAAAGTCTGGTTTGTCTTCATCAGAAAGTGGGGAATCGGgatccagctccagctctgacaGCAGAAGTGGCTCTGATTCCGACTCGGAATCAACCTCCAGGACAGACCAGGATTACATCGACGGCGACCACGACTACAGCAAAGTTGTGCaatccaaaaaacccaaacgCAAAATCAAACGGAAACTCACCGGGGGCAAACGGAATTGGCAGGGCCGAGGCACAGGGAGGAGGGGCAGATGGGGCAGGTGGGGCAGGTGGAGCAGAGGGGGACGAGGGGGCAGAGGTGGAAGAGGCTGCGGCAGAGGAAGAGGCGGCGGCcggggaggaaggagaggccGAGGAGGCCGAGGGGCCTCACGAGGAGCCACCAGAGCGAAACGCGCCCGGCTCGCCGACGATGAGTTTGAAAACCTCTTTGGGGGACAGTTTGGGGAGAACGTGTTCGGAGGGAGGTTCAGCCGACCCCCTCGGATCAAAACCAGGAACGAGGGCAGGAGGACTGTCCTGTACAACGACGACTCCGACAATGACAATTTTGTGCACACCGAGGATCCTTTGAACCTTGGTACTTCCAGGTCAGGCAGGGTGcggaaaatgacagaaaaagcCAGGGTCAGCCATCTCATGGGATGGAATTATTGA